The sequence TGCTCCAGCCGCCAGTTCATGAGCGGATCGGACGACAGGCCGGTCTCGACGGCGAAGATGTGGTCCGTGAGGTCGCCGTAACAGTCCGATATCCGGTCGAATCCTCCCCTGGATCCCAGGGCCGAGAACCAGGGCGTCCAGACGTGGGCGGGGATGAGGCAGGCCATCGGGTCGGTCTCCAGGGTGATCTCCAGCAGGTCCCGGGAGTCCAGTCCCAGGATGGGCCGTCCGTCCGATCGGATATTGCCGATGGCGCCCAGGCGGGCCTGCAGGGACTTGGCGGCCTCGAATCCGGGCGCCAGGATGATGTTATGCACCTTCCGCACGCGGCCGAGCCGCTTGTAGATGTTCGATATCTCGACCGTCAGCATGAAACGAACCGGCGCCCGGCAGGCGGCCGGCACCTGGCCGTCCATCGTCCGCTCGAGCTCAGGCTTCAGCCGGAACAGGCCCTCCTCGGCCGGTTGCAGTTTCTCCTCCAGCTCATCCATCCAGCCCGGGTGAACGAAATCCCCGGTGCCCACCACCCGGATGCCCTTCAGCTGGGCCCACTTGTACAGGTGCTCCAGGTTCAGGTTCTTGCTGGTCGCTCTCGAGTAATGGGAGTGGAGATGCAGATCGGCGTGGAAGGGCAAGGCGTTCCCCTGTTCGTTGACCCGTCACGGATTCCATGCGCCGAAAGTGCCCGGTTCCGGGTCCTTCCGGCGTTGCCGCACCTGTTGGAAAGATGGGGGAATACGCGGGTACGGGCAAGGAGTTTGTAAGGTCGGGGCGAGGTGGTCCGGGCGATGAGGTCAGGCGGTCAGGAAGCCGGCGATTCGGCCGCTTCGCCCGGTTCCAGGACCTGTCCGCTCAGCCGGTTCCGGACACTGGACAGGACGGCGAGCACGTCTTCGAGGATGTAGTAGCAGATGGGCACCAGGATCAGCGTGATGGCGGTCGCGAACAGCACGCCGAATCCGAGGGATATGGCCATGGGGATGAGGAACTGCGCCTGAAGGCTTCGCTCCATCAGGATCGGAATCAGCCCGGCGAAGGTCGTGATCGAGGTCAGCAGCACGGGCCGGAAGCGGGCGACCCCCGCGTTCCTGATGATCTCGTGCAGGTCCGCGTCGGGTCCCGCACGGTCGCGTCCGCGGTTGATGAAGTCCACCAGTACCAGGCTGTTGTTCACTACGACACCGGACAGCGCGACGATGCCGAAGAGGGAGAGCAGCGAAATCGCGAATCCCATGATCAGATGGCCCAGGACTGCCCCCACGATACCGAAGGGGATGACGCTCATGATGATCATGGGCTGGACGTAGGACTTGAAGGGGATGGCCAGCAGTCCGTAGATCACGAGCAGGGCGACCAGGAATCCAAAGCTCAGGCTTTCGATGGACTCCTGCTGGTTGCGCTGTTGTCCCTCCAGGGTGTAGGTCAGGCCCGGGTACCTGGCCATCAGGGACGGCAGGTACGATGACGTGAGGTCGCTGAGAATGTCATTGGAACTGGCGACGGCGTCGTTCACGTCGGCGGTGACGGTGATGACGCGCTTCCGGTCCGTCCGCCGTATGCTGGAATAACCCCTTCCCATCTCCGCACGCGCCGCGAGCGAGAAGGGCACTTCGATGCCGGTCGGCGTCCGAATGCGCATGTTTTCCATGTCGCCCAGGGACCGCCTTTCCGATTCGGGATAACGCACCATCACGCGGACGTCGTCACGGCCCCGCTGGATCCGCTGGGCTTCTTCACCGAAGAAGGCCTGCCGGACCTGCCGGGACAGCCCGGCCATGGTGATGCCGAGAGCCTCGCCTTCGGGCGTTACGTTCAGCCTGATCTCCTGCTTGCCCGGCCTGAAATCGTCCGCCACGTCCATGACGCCGTCGTAATTCGCCACCGTGCCTTTCAACTCGGCGGTAGCCTGCAGCAGCGCTTCGGGATCGGGACTGGACAGTTCGATGTTGATCGCCTCGCCCGCGTTGAACAGGGAGGAGGTAAACGAGAGTTCCACGACATCGGGAATCGGACCGATGAGCTCCCGCCAGCGGTTCACGATTTCCTCGCCGCTGATGTTCCGGGTTTCCGACGGGGACAGGCCCAGTACGACCTCACCGATGTGGGAGGACCGGGCGGACCCGACAATGCCCCCCGCGTTCTGCTGCGCCCGGGCGGCGTTCGGCTGTTCGCCGATGGCCGCCATGATGTTCCGTACGACCTCGGTATCGCTACCGGGGTCGTCGCGGGCGATTTCGTCACCGACCTGTCTCTGCAGCAGTACGGCGCTTTCCTCGATCAGCCCGATATACCGGTCGGTGACCTCGGCGGGCGTACCCTCGGCAAGGGTAAGGTGCGCCGAGACGAATTCGTTCTCCACGGTCGGAAAAAACACGAAGCGGAGGATGCCGCCGGCCACGAGCCCGGTGGTGAGGATGATCGCGCCGACGCCGATGGACAGGGTGAGGTACCGCCAGGAGAGGGCCTTCTTCAACAGGGGGACGTAGACACCGTCCACGAATCGCCGGAGATTCCGGGCAACGTTGTCCTGCAGTTCGTACAGCCACTTGTCGGCGTAGAAGAGCACGAGGTAGAAGGGCCTGACCAGCAGGAACGTACGGGACAGCGGACTTTCCTTCTTCTTCGGCTGACCGTGGCGCAGGTGGGTGGGCAGAATGAGCAG is a genomic window of Gemmatimonadota bacterium containing:
- a CDS encoding efflux RND transporter permease subunit, encoding MNYVLAWFARNNVAANLLMMTIIVGGLLMISRLKVEIFPEFETDIVIITVPYLGAAPAEVEEAVCVRVEEAIQDLDGIKKLSSTASEGVGRIQVEVDPDADARTLLHDLKSRVDAIDTFPEETEKPVIQEIIFRRQVIDVAVAGRLDEPSMKRLAEEIREDLLSQPEISHVNLASVRPYEISIEISEAALRRYGLTFSEVVGAVRNSSLDLPGGSVKTPGGEILLRSKGQALVGAEFDRIVLRSRSDGTRLLLSHVARVVDGFAETDVFSRFDGKPAALVKVFRVGNENILDVSGAVHRYVAARQAELPDGVELITWQDQSRLLESRLDLMIRNGQLGFLLVFLCLALFLRIRLAFWVALGIVICFLGTFWMMPLVGASINMLSLFAFIMVLGIVVDDAIIAGENIYAHQEKGVEPATAARMGVQEIAKPITFAVLTTIVAFMPMFFVEGLMGKFFEIFPIVIILMLLFSLIESLLILPTHLRHGQPKKKESPLSRTFLLVRPFYLVLFYADKWLYELQDNVARNLRRFVDGVYVPLLKKALSWRYLTLSIGVGAIILTTGLVAGGILRFVFFPTVENEFVSAHLTLAEGTPAEVTDRYIGLIEESAVLLQRQVGDEIARDDPGSDTEVVRNIMAAIGEQPNAARAQQNAGGIVGSARSSHIGEVVLGLSPSETRNISGEEIVNRWRELIGPIPDVVELSFTSSLFNAGEAINIELSSPDPEALLQATAELKGTVANYDGVMDVADDFRPGKQEIRLNVTPEGEALGITMAGLSRQVRQAFFGEEAQRIQRGRDDVRVMVRYPESERRSLGDMENMRIRTPTGIEVPFSLAARAEMGRGYSSIRRTDRKRVITVTADVNDAVASSNDILSDLTSSYLPSLMARYPGLTYTLEGQQRNQQESIESLSFGFLVALLVIYGLLAIPFKSYVQPMIIMSVIPFGIVGAVLGHLIMGFAISLLSLFGIVALSGVVVNNSLVLVDFINRGRDRAGPDADLHEIIRNAGVARFRPVLLTSITTFAGLIPILMERSLQAQFLIPMAISLGFGVLFATAITLILVPICYYILEDVLAVLSSVRNRLSGQVLEPGEAAESPAS